The genomic region TCGAAATTAGCTTTGAATGCACTGTTGGAGACGATCTCGAAAGCGTTGCCGCGTTCAAGTTTCGTCTTGGCAGGGCAATCCCGAAAGACGCTTGGGAGAGCCACAACTTGATAACAGAAGATTTCGACGACGACTGATCGATGGGCTGAAATCCGGTCAGTCTTTCCAGCGCGAGGCTGAAGCCTTGGCTTGATCCAAAACCACCCGCGTCAGTCTTTCGACGCGCCCAGGCGTTCCTGCCGGGACGTGGCGAAGACCATTCCGCGGAGGCTGTTGCACCATCTGCCCTGACTAGACGATGCGTGCGCTTCACACATAGAAAGGTTCCCCTGCGAAGCCCCGCCATGCGGCAGCTCAATGCCGTCCGCGGAGATGACACTGCTCCTGGTAAACGACGCCCATCGGCGCCAAAAAAGGCGTTGCAAAACGACATGCGATTAGATGACAGCCTCGGCCTCATTATTGCGGGCGGGCGGATGTCCTGCATGATGTCGCTGTTGAGCATCGGTTTCACAGAACTATCTATTGATTTCAATGGAGTAAGAGTTTGCAGTTCTGATCTGACCGGCGCGCCACTTCTTTTCAAACATCACTTCAGCCACCACTGCCAAAGGCAGTCCGTGTCATGCGGGCTTTGTTGCGGCAAACCGATCGGCCGCCGCGATGGTGCTTGCAATCCAATGGGGAACAACGCTCGTATCAGTTTGAGTAGTTAACCCGAGACACACAGCAATGGCGTCACCCCAGCACGCGGATAATCCCCAGCCAGTGCGCCGTCGTCGCCGAAACTGGCGCTGGTTGATCGTACTCTTGGTGCTGCTGGTCGGCGCGGGCGCCTATGGCTATGTGCAGCGCCCCTGGGAAACCAAACCGACCGCCGTGGCCGTTGAAACCGTGTCCGAAGCACCGGTCTCCCAATTGCTGGCCGTCAATGGGCGGGTGGCTGCCCGCGATGTGGTCAATATCCGCTCTGCTGTATCCGGTCTGGTCACCAATGTCGGGGCTCGTGAAGGCGCCAGCGTGGCCTTGGGCGATCTGCTGGTGCAAGTCGACACCGCCCAGCCCCAGGCGCTGGTGGATCAGGCGCAGGCGGCCCGCGCAGCCGGACTGGTCAGGCAGGCTCAGGCGCAGGCCGATGCGGACCGGGCCCGTGCTCTGGGTGATAACGCTACCCGCGCCACCCGCGAAGATGCCGAACGCAGCCTCACCGCCGCCAGCAACGAGGTTGCGCGGCTGACCGCAGCCCTGGAGCAAGTGCAAAGCCAGCTCAGCCAATACACCATCACCGCCCCGCTCAGCGGCACCGTACTGGACCGCTCGGTCGATCAGGGCCAGTTGATCGACACCCAGACGGCTTTGTTCACCGTCGCCGATCTCAGCCAGTTGCTGGTTGAAACCGATGTCGACGAACTCTATTCTGCCCGCATCAAGCAGGGCCTGAAGGCTCTGCTCAAACCTGTTGGTGATACCGTCCCCCAGCATGGCACGGTGGTTTTTGCCGCGCCCACGGTTGATCCGAGCACCGGGGGCAGGGCCATCAAGATCGCCTTTGACCAGCCTGTCGATTTGCCCGTGGGCCTGACCGTCAACGCCAATATCATTGTGGCGCAAACCGACGCCGCCCTGGCCATTCCGCGCGGTGCGATCCTGACCGAAGACACTCAGAGCCATGTGCTGCTGGTCCAGGATGGTTTGGCGGTTGCGCGTGAAATCGAATTCTCCGACTGGCCTGCTGACCGCGTCATCGTCACCCAGGGCCTGGCCATTGGCGATCAGGTCATTCTTGATCCGACCAGTGTGACGCCGGGCCAGAGCGTGGTGGCGGAATAGCCAATGCTCTACGGCCTCAAGATTGCCATGCGATATCTCACCGCCAGCAAGGCCCAGACCGGGCTATTGATTGCTGGCGTGGCCGTGGGCGTGTTTGTTTTCATCTTCATGAGCGCGCTGATCGGTGGCTTGGCCGTCTATCTGGTGCAGCGCACGGTTGGTGACATTGCCCATGTTACCGTCCAGGCGCCCAGCCGCGATGCCGTATCGCTGCTGCCCGATAGCGCCGGCGTGCTGGTGGTGCAGCAGCGCGTCACCAATCAGCGCGAACAATTGCGCACCGCCGATGCCTTCGTGCCGGTGATCGAGGCATTACCTGGTGTGGCTGTCACCTCCCAGCAGATTGTCGGCAATGGCTTTCTGGTGCGCGGCATGGTGACCGCTCCGGTCGGCGTGACCGGGGTTGAGATCGGCAAGGTCTCCGCCATCGCCAATATCGAAAAAGCACTGGTTGATGGCAGCACTGATCTGAGCAATTCCACCGTCATCATCGGCAAGACGCTGGCGCACGATCTCGGCATTGGTGTGGGGCAGGTGGCCCGACTGCAGTCTGATCGCGGCGTCGAGCGCGCGCTCGTGGTTGGCGGCATATTCGAGCTTGGCCTTGATGCACTCGACAGTCGCGCCGCCTTTGTCAGCCTGGCCACGGCCCGCACCCTGTTCGAACTGCCGCAGGGTATTTCGCGCATTGAGATCAAGCTCGATGATCTTGATCAGGCCGATGCCTTTGCCGCGCGCATCGCGGCTGAAACCGGACTGCAGGCGACCTCCTGGACCGAGGGCAATGCACAATTGCTTTCTGGCCTGCAGGCGCAAGGCAGCTCGGGCACCCTGATCAAGGCCTTTGCCCTGATTACCATTGTCATCGGCGTGGCCAGTGCCCTGCTGCTCTCCACGTATCGCCGCCGCCCCGAGATCGGCATCATGCGCGCCATGGGCGCCAGCCGTGGCTTTGTGATCTTTGTTTTTGTCACCCAGGGCTCGCTGATCGGCATACTGGGCGGTCTCATCGGTGCCGGGCTCGGCTATGCCGCTCTCTCGCCCTTTCCGGTCCCCGAGCTGGCCCCGCCCGGCGGCCTGCCGGTCGATGTGCGCCAGGGCGCCTATGGTCTGGCCATCGGCCTGACCGCCCTGGGCGCCATCCTCGCTTCTATTCTGCCCGCGCGCTCGGCAGCCCGCGTCGACCCCGTTTCGGTGATCGGTCAATGAGTGCGCTGCTGGACGTCCGCGATCTGGTCAAGACCTATGGCGAGGGGGATGCGGAAACGCGCGTGCTCAAGGGGCTTGATCTGTCACTGGAAACCGGGGAGCTGTCAGCCTTGCTGGGGCCGTCGGGTTCGGGTAAGTCGACCCTGCTGACCATTCTGGGCACGCTGATGAAGCCCACCTCGGGACAGCACATCATGCTGGGGCAGGATCTGACCACTGCCGATGACCGCAACCTCACCGAGTTCCGTAATCGTCATATCGGTTTCGTCTTCCAGTTCCACCACCTGCTGCCCGATTTCACCGCGCTGGAAAACGTCATCTTTCCATCTGCTGTGGCGGCAGGGCGCGAAACACGCGCCGCCCGCGATCGGGGCCGGGAACTGCTGGCGCGGGTGGGGCTGCAGGATCGCACCGATTTTGTGGCCACCAAGCTGTCAGGCGGTCAGAAACAGCGCGTCGCCATCGCCCGCGCCTTGATGAACCGGCCCGAATTGGTGTTGGCCGATGAGCCCACGGGCAATCTCGATCGGGAATCGGCCACCCAGGTGATGGAATTGATCGCCGAGATCAATGACAACGAGCAGACCACTTTCCTGATCTCCACCCACGACGAAAAGATCGCCGAGACCTGTCGCCGCCAGGTCCGGGTGCTTGACGGTCGCACCGCAAGCCAGTCCCAAAGCTAGAACAGCCCCATATGGCGCTGCATGGCCGCCGAAAAGTGGGCATGTAGCGCCGCCTCGGCCTGCGCCGGATCGCGTGCCTTGCAGGCGGTGATGATCAGCATGTGCTCGCGCAGCGAGCGTTGCGCCAGCGGGGCGGTCAGCTTGCGATCGAGCCGCACCAGCCGCAGATAATTATGCATGCGCTTGTAGCTGGTTTCGATCAGTGGGTTGTTCAGCGCCCCGATAATGGCGTTGTGCAGCAATTGCTCCAGGCTCTCGAGTTCGCTCTTGCCCACATCGGTCAGTCCGTCGCTTTCAATGGCAGCGATCAGCGTCAGATGGCGGCGTTCGATCTCGGCAAGCTCGGCGTCCTCGGCCGTTTCGGCATAGACCGCAACCGCCGCCCGCTCGATGATGCTGCGGAACTGATAGGTCGAGCGCGTCAGCTCCAGCCCCGGCTTGACGAACTGAATACCCGAGCGCGGATGAATGGTCAGCACGCCCTCGGTTTCCAGGATTTTCAGCGCATCCCGCAGCGGCGCCACCGGAATATCGAGTAGCTTGACCAGATCGTTCTGCGACACGAAGGCGCCGGCAGGCAGCCGTCGCGCGAACAGCATTTCCAGGATGCGCGTATAGGCCACATCGCTGAGCCGTCTGCTGCCCCCAGTCCCTGCTGCTACATCTGCACCCACTTGCGGTCCTCCAAACAATGGTCTATCAACTCGTATCACTGATATATCAGTAACACGAATTGGTCGATCAATAACATCATGCGCATTACCGAATTCAGGATTACCCGTTTCCAGTTTGCCCGTGATCGCGTGATCGGCGACAGCCAGGTGCGCGCCGACGACGCCAATGTAGCTGCCCTAGAGCTGATTGCCGATAGCGGCGAGGTGGGCCTGGGCTTTATCCAGACCTTGTTCCATCCGCTGCCCGACGAAAGTGAAATCGAGCGCGTTTTTCTCTCCGAAGCCTGGCCTGATCTAGAAGGTCAGCCGCCCGTGGCGCTGTGCAATCGTGTCGGGCGGCCGCGTGGCGGCAAACAGCGGAGCTTCTCGCTGCCATTCCATGAGGCGCTGCAGGTGGCGCTCTGGGATCTGGCG from Devosia litorisediminis harbors:
- a CDS encoding efflux RND transporter periplasmic adaptor subunit — protein: MASPQHADNPQPVRRRRRNWRWLIVLLVLLVGAGAYGYVQRPWETKPTAVAVETVSEAPVSQLLAVNGRVAARDVVNIRSAVSGLVTNVGAREGASVALGDLLVQVDTAQPQALVDQAQAARAAGLVRQAQAQADADRARALGDNATRATREDAERSLTAASNEVARLTAALEQVQSQLSQYTITAPLSGTVLDRSVDQGQLIDTQTALFTVADLSQLLVETDVDELYSARIKQGLKALLKPVGDTVPQHGTVVFAAPTVDPSTGGRAIKIAFDQPVDLPVGLTVNANIIVAQTDAALAIPRGAILTEDTQSHVLLVQDGLAVAREIEFSDWPADRVIVTQGLAIGDQVILDPTSVTPGQSVVAE
- a CDS encoding ABC transporter permease, producing the protein MLYGLKIAMRYLTASKAQTGLLIAGVAVGVFVFIFMSALIGGLAVYLVQRTVGDIAHVTVQAPSRDAVSLLPDSAGVLVVQQRVTNQREQLRTADAFVPVIEALPGVAVTSQQIVGNGFLVRGMVTAPVGVTGVEIGKVSAIANIEKALVDGSTDLSNSTVIIGKTLAHDLGIGVGQVARLQSDRGVERALVVGGIFELGLDALDSRAAFVSLATARTLFELPQGISRIEIKLDDLDQADAFAARIAAETGLQATSWTEGNAQLLSGLQAQGSSGTLIKAFALITIVIGVASALLLSTYRRRPEIGIMRAMGASRGFVIFVFVTQGSLIGILGGLIGAGLGYAALSPFPVPELAPPGGLPVDVRQGAYGLAIGLTALGAILASILPARSAARVDPVSVIGQ
- a CDS encoding ABC transporter ATP-binding protein, which produces MSALLDVRDLVKTYGEGDAETRVLKGLDLSLETGELSALLGPSGSGKSTLLTILGTLMKPTSGQHIMLGQDLTTADDRNLTEFRNRHIGFVFQFHHLLPDFTALENVIFPSAVAAGRETRAARDRGRELLARVGLQDRTDFVATKLSGGQKQRVAIARALMNRPELVLADEPTGNLDRESATQVMELIAEINDNEQTTFLISTHDEKIAETCRRQVRVLDGRTASQSQS
- a CDS encoding GntR family transcriptional regulator — encoded protein: MGADVAAGTGGSRRLSDVAYTRILEMLFARRLPAGAFVSQNDLVKLLDIPVAPLRDALKILETEGVLTIHPRSGIQFVKPGLELTRSTYQFRSIIERAAVAVYAETAEDAELAEIERRHLTLIAAIESDGLTDVGKSELESLEQLLHNAIIGALNNPLIETSYKRMHNYLRLVRLDRKLTAPLAQRSLREHMLIITACKARDPAQAEAALHAHFSAAMQRHMGLF